The following coding sequences are from one Gossypium hirsutum isolate 1008001.06 chromosome A12, Gossypium_hirsutum_v2.1, whole genome shotgun sequence window:
- the LOC107938021 gene encoding subtilisin-like protease SBT3 → MEQLTPLGLIISLFLFFPIATSLPTSGRPRTYIIHMDISAMPGAFSSHHNWYMSTLSSLSSPDGFSPLHLYTYNHVMDGFSAVLSQAHLDQLHELSSHLATYPETFGHLHTTRAPTFLGLKKHSGLWPAGGFGEDMIIGVLDSGIWPESESFNDEGLPPVPTRWRGACETGTEFNASYCNRKLIGARSFSKGMQQEKQNISKTNDYDSPRDFLGHGSHTSSIAAGSSAVAAEYFGYAKGKAIGMAPKARIAMYKVLFFDESYDAAATDVLAGLDQAIEDGVDVLSLSLGFIETPFDENPIAIGAFAALKKGIFVSCSAGNNGPHAYTILNGAPWITTVGAGTIDREFAAHVTFGDGELTVTGKSVYPENLFVSDIPIYFGHGNRSKELCNSLDPKEVAGKYIFCDFDSSGQTNAYAQIYEMDTAGAAGAIFSSSEGPFFRPTDFFKPFVLVNPKYGDLLKHYIINSKNATVSIRFQTTLLGTKPAPQVAYFSSRGPDRKSPWILKPDILAPGVDILAAWVPNRGFAPIDDDDYLLTDYALESGTSMSCPHAAGIATLLKAAHRDWSSAAIRSAMMTTAEVFDNANGRIIDMTTGVAGTPLDFGAGHINPNKAMDPGLVYDIEIQDYINYLCGLNYTSKQIRTITGMRQFNCDSATLDLNYPSFIILLNNTNTTSTTFQRELTNVAEGSSVYRAVVRAPSGMKAVVQPETITFAGKYSKAKFQLTVEIDVGVGSIPESDYFGNYGFLSWYEVNGKHQVTSPIVSAFAP, encoded by the coding sequence ATGGAACAGCTCACTCCATTAGGACTCAtcatttctctctttcttttcttccctatTGCCACATCCTTGCCTACGTCAGGAAGGCCCAGGACCTACATCATCCACATGGATATATCGGCAATGCCTGGTGCCTTTTCGAGCCATCATAATTGGTACATGTCAACCCTTTCATCCCTGTCATCACCAGACGGCTTTTCCCCATTGCATCTCTACACTTACAACCATGTAATGGATGGGTTTAGCGCTGTGTTATCCCAAGCCCACCTTGACCAACTTCACGAATTATCTAGTCATCTTGCTACATATCCTGAAACATTTGGGCACCTCCATACCACACGTGCTCCTACCTTTCTTGGGTTGAAGAAACATTCTGGGCTATGGCCTGCGGGTGGATTTGGTGAGGACATGATCATTGGAGTCCTTGACTCTGGCATCTGGCCCGAAAGCGAGAGCTTTAATGATGAAGGTTTGCCGCCGGTGCCAACGAGATGGCGTGGTGCATGTGAAACTGGTACAGAATTCAATGCATCTTACTGCAACAGGAAGCTTATTGGGGCACGATCCTTCAGCAAAGGCATGCAGCAGGAAAAACAGAATATATCAAAAACAAATGACTATGATTCACCGAGGGACTTTCTAGGTCATGGTAGCCACACATCGTCCATAGCAGCGGGCAGCAGTGCGGTTGCTGCTGAATATTTTGGATATGCCAAAGGAAAAGCTATAGGAATGGCACCAAAGGCTAGGATTGCCATGTACAAAGTTCTGTTCTTTGATGAAAGTTATGATGCTGCAGCAACAGATGTACTGGCTGGCTTGGATCAAGCTATAGAGGATGGTGTGGATGTCCTGTCCCTGTCTTTGGGGTTCATTGAGACTCCGTTTGATGAAAACCCTATTGCAATTGGAGCATTCGCAGCTTTGAAGAAAGGGATATTTGTTTCATGCTCTGCTGGCAATAATGGCCCTCATGCATATACCATTCTCAATGGGGCTCCCTGGATCACTACCGTCGGTGCTGGAACCATCGATCGGGAATTTGCAGCTCATGTCACGTTTGGTGATGGAGAGTTAACCGTAACAGGAAAATCTGTATATCCAGAAAACTTGTTTGTTTCGGACATTCCTATATACTTTGGACATGGAAACCGATCCAAAGAACTTTGTAACTCTCTCGACCCCAAAGAAGTTGCTGGAAAATACATATTTTGTGATTTCGACTCCAGCGGCCAAACTAATGCCTATGCACAAATATACGAAATGGACACAGCTGGAGCTGCTGGAGCTATCTTTAGCTCGTCCGAGGGGCCGTTTTTCCGACCCACAGATTTCTTCAAGCCCTTTGTGTTGGTAAACCCGAAATATGGGGATTTGTTAAAACATTATATAATCAATTCCAAGAATGCAACAGTGAGTATCAGGTTTCAAACAACCCTCTTGGGTACTAAGCCAGCTCCTCAAGTGGCTTACTTTTCATCTCGAGGACCTGATAGAAAATCACCATGGATACTGAAACCCGATATTTTGGCTCCTGGAGTCGACATTTTAGCTGCTTGGGTCCCCAACAGAGGCTTTGCACCGATCGATGACGATGATTATTTGCTAACAGATTACGCTCTCGAATCTGGAACATCCATGTCATGCCCCCATGCGGCTGGCATAGCCACACTGCTTAAAGCTGCCCACCGCGACTGGAGTTCAGCAGCCATCCGATCAGCAATGATGACAACAGCTGAAGTTTTCGACAATGCCAATGGCCGTATCATTGACATGACCACAGGAGTTGCTGGGACACCTCTTGATTTCGGAGCAGGGCACATAAATCCTAACAAAGCCATGGACCCTGGCCTTGTCTACGATATCGAGATTCAAGACTACATCAACTACCTTTGTGGGTTAAACTACACTAGCAAACAGATCCGAACCATCACGGGAATGCGTCAGTTTAACTGTGATAGTGCTACCCTGGATCTTAATTatccatcattcatcattctcttgAACAACACTAACACAACCAGCACCACCTTCCAAAGGGAACTCACAAATGTAGCAGAAGGTAGCTCGGTTTATCGAGCGGTTGTGAGGGCTCCTTCAGGCATGAAAGCTGTAGTGCAACCTGAAACAATTACCTTTGCAGGAAAATACAGTAAAGCCAAGTTCCAACTCACAGTGGAGATTGATGTGGGAGTTGGAAGTATCCCTGAAAGCGATTACTTTGGGAATTATGGATTTCTGAGCTGGTACGAGGTCAATGGGAAACATCAAGTTACAAGTCCAATCGTTTCAGCATTCGCACCTTGA
- the LOC107938027 gene encoding probable receptor-like protein kinase At1g49730 isoform X2, whose amino-acid sequence MVVYAKALLGFLTFLGLQLPLILADCPLDLSGSNFTLVASLCSNKDDRGKCCRYMNAFVAFSVARYANMTSDLGVPSNLSNICIQSILQTMELYGVPRNATMFCGFGTKIPVSYDCRGRTTVTQMLESPKFMDVTKNCKLPLLQENDCRKCLNAGIVYLHHLVGSENNMTLSTCRDATFAALASQVDDTSAAEIATCFFQVQGFNIPPVSESSPSPPTPKASPSPLVAASPNQLVLGVPPEQKHRTYHLTIIPGIGIAVTVAAVMMLIVLVVLIRRKKRELEDSESMDMNSSKFFSSPRPMRKFQEGTSSMFRKYSYKETKKATENFNTIIGRGGFGTVYKAQFSDGSVVAVKRMDKVSEQAEDEFCREIELLARLHHRHLVALRGFCIEKRERFLMYEYMSNGSLKDHLHSPEETPLSWETRIQIAIDVANALEYLHFYCDPPLCHRDIKSSNILLDENFVAKVADFGLAHASKDGSICFEPVNTDIRGTPAMACYFWRL is encoded by the exons ATGGTGGTTTATGCTAAGGCACTGTTGGGGTTCTTGACTTTTCTCGGTTTGCAGCTTCCTTTGATACTGGCAG ATTGCCCCTTAGATTTGAGTGGATCAAATTTTACTCTTGTGGCTTCTTTATGCTCTAATAAAGATGACAGAGGAAAGTGTTGTCGCTATATGAATGCTTTCGTTGCATTCTCTGTTGCCCGGTATGCAAATATGACAAGCGACCTAGGAGTTCcatcaaatttatctaacatctGCATCCAATCCATATTGCAAACCATGGAACTGTATGGAGTGCCGCGTAATGCCACCATGTTTTGTGGGTTTGGTACAAAAATTCCCGTTAGTTATGACTGTAGGGGTCGAACCACTGTAACACAGATGCTTGAGTCTCCAAAATTTATGGATGTCACAAAGAACTGCAAACTGCCACTTTTGCAGGAAAATGATTGCCGGAAATGTTTAAATGCTGGCATTGTTTACCTTCATCATCTAGTGGGATCTGAAAATAATATGACATTGAGTACTTGCCGAGATGCAACTTTTGCTGCACTAGCAAGCCAAGTCGATGACACTTCAGCTGCCGAAATTGCAACTTGCTTTTTCCAAGTTCAGGGATTTAACATCCCACCAG TTTCTGAGTCATCTCCGTCTCCACCCACCCCAAAGGCTTCTCCTAGTCCGTTGGTTGCCGCTAGTCCAAATCAACTTGTGTTGGGAGTACCTCCAGAACAAAAGCACCGTACTTACCATCTCACGATTATTCCAGGCATCGGCATAGCAGTTACAGTAGCTGCCGTGATGATGCTTATAGTATTGGTAGTTTTGATTCGTAGGAAAAAGAGAGAATTGGAGGATTCTGAGAGCATGGACATGAATTCTTCCaaattcttttcttctcctcgGCCCATGCGTAAATTTCAGGAAG GCACTTCATCAATGTTTCGGAAATATAGCTACAAGGAAACCAAAAAGGCAACCGAAAATTTTAACACCATCATTGGACGTGGAGGGTTTGGGACAGTATACAAGGCTCAATTTAGTGATGGCTCAGTGGTAGCTGTGAAACGGATGGACAAGGTTTCAGAGCAGGCAGAAGATGAATTTTGCAGAGAGATAGAACTTCTTGCTAGATTACACCACCGTCATCTGGTTGCTCTAAGAGGATTTTGCATTGAAAAGCGTGAGAG GTTTCTAATGTATGAATACATGTCAAATGGGAGCCTAAAGGATCATCTCCATT CCCCAGAAGAAACCCCACTGAGTTGGGAGACCAGAATACAAATTGCCATTGATGTGGCTAATGCGTTG GAGTACCTTCATTTCTATTGTGATCCACCTCTATGCCACAGGGACATCAAATCGAGCAACATTTTATTGGATGAGAATTTTGTTGCAAAG GTTGCAGATTTTGGGCTTGCACATGCTTCAAAAGATGGTTCTATTTGCTTCGAACCAGTAAATACTGACATACGTGGAACTCCAG CTATGGCGTGCTACTTTTGGAGATTGTGA
- the LOC107938027 gene encoding probable receptor-like protein kinase At1g49730 isoform X1 has protein sequence MVVYAKALLGFLTFLGLQLPLILADCPLDLSGSNFTLVASLCSNKDDRGKCCRYMNAFVAFSVARYANMTSDLGVPSNLSNICIQSILQTMELYGVPRNATMFCGFGTKIPVSYDCRGRTTVTQMLESPKFMDVTKNCKLPLLQENDCRKCLNAGIVYLHHLVGSENNMTLSTCRDATFAALASQVDDTSAAEIATCFFQVQGFNIPPVSESSPSPPTPKASPSPLVAASPNQLVLGVPPEQKHRTYHLTIIPGIGIAVTVAAVMMLIVLVVLIRRKKRELEDSESMDMNSSKFFSSPRPMRKFQEGTSSMFRKYSYKETKKATENFNTIIGRGGFGTVYKAQFSDGSVVAVKRMDKVSEQAEDEFCREIELLARLHHRHLVALRGFCIEKRERFLMYEYMSNGSLKDHLHSPEETPLSWETRIQIAIDVANALEYLHFYCDPPLCHRDIKSSNILLDENFVAKVADFGLAHASKDGSICFEPVNTDIRGTPGYMDPEYVVTHELTDKSDVYSYGVLLLEIVTARQAVQDGKNLVESSQILMASESRLLELVDPQIKDSFDLDQLQTVVTIVRWCTQREGRARPSIKQVLRLLYESADPMHSGFIQAVEDEDYEGSDGRGRTSRGKIPRSGPYCHSGDGRYLASSSSTSRSYCSRSFLLETGSPQSPQNVLSL, from the exons ATGGTGGTTTATGCTAAGGCACTGTTGGGGTTCTTGACTTTTCTCGGTTTGCAGCTTCCTTTGATACTGGCAG ATTGCCCCTTAGATTTGAGTGGATCAAATTTTACTCTTGTGGCTTCTTTATGCTCTAATAAAGATGACAGAGGAAAGTGTTGTCGCTATATGAATGCTTTCGTTGCATTCTCTGTTGCCCGGTATGCAAATATGACAAGCGACCTAGGAGTTCcatcaaatttatctaacatctGCATCCAATCCATATTGCAAACCATGGAACTGTATGGAGTGCCGCGTAATGCCACCATGTTTTGTGGGTTTGGTACAAAAATTCCCGTTAGTTATGACTGTAGGGGTCGAACCACTGTAACACAGATGCTTGAGTCTCCAAAATTTATGGATGTCACAAAGAACTGCAAACTGCCACTTTTGCAGGAAAATGATTGCCGGAAATGTTTAAATGCTGGCATTGTTTACCTTCATCATCTAGTGGGATCTGAAAATAATATGACATTGAGTACTTGCCGAGATGCAACTTTTGCTGCACTAGCAAGCCAAGTCGATGACACTTCAGCTGCCGAAATTGCAACTTGCTTTTTCCAAGTTCAGGGATTTAACATCCCACCAG TTTCTGAGTCATCTCCGTCTCCACCCACCCCAAAGGCTTCTCCTAGTCCGTTGGTTGCCGCTAGTCCAAATCAACTTGTGTTGGGAGTACCTCCAGAACAAAAGCACCGTACTTACCATCTCACGATTATTCCAGGCATCGGCATAGCAGTTACAGTAGCTGCCGTGATGATGCTTATAGTATTGGTAGTTTTGATTCGTAGGAAAAAGAGAGAATTGGAGGATTCTGAGAGCATGGACATGAATTCTTCCaaattcttttcttctcctcgGCCCATGCGTAAATTTCAGGAAG GCACTTCATCAATGTTTCGGAAATATAGCTACAAGGAAACCAAAAAGGCAACCGAAAATTTTAACACCATCATTGGACGTGGAGGGTTTGGGACAGTATACAAGGCTCAATTTAGTGATGGCTCAGTGGTAGCTGTGAAACGGATGGACAAGGTTTCAGAGCAGGCAGAAGATGAATTTTGCAGAGAGATAGAACTTCTTGCTAGATTACACCACCGTCATCTGGTTGCTCTAAGAGGATTTTGCATTGAAAAGCGTGAGAG GTTTCTAATGTATGAATACATGTCAAATGGGAGCCTAAAGGATCATCTCCATT CCCCAGAAGAAACCCCACTGAGTTGGGAGACCAGAATACAAATTGCCATTGATGTGGCTAATGCGTTG GAGTACCTTCATTTCTATTGTGATCCACCTCTATGCCACAGGGACATCAAATCGAGCAACATTTTATTGGATGAGAATTTTGTTGCAAAG GTTGCAGATTTTGGGCTTGCACATGCTTCAAAAGATGGTTCTATTTGCTTCGAACCAGTAAATACTGACATACGTGGAACTCCAG GTTATATGGATCCCGAATATGTGGTCACTCATGAGCTTACGGATAAAAGTGATGTATACAGCTATGGCGTGCTACTTTTGGAGATTGTGACTGCTAGACAAGCCGTACAAGATGGCAAGAACCTGGTTGAATCATCCCAGATACTAATGGCATCAGAGTCAAGGTTACTTGAGCTAGTGGACCCCCAAATCAAGGACTCCTTTGACTTAGACCAACTACAAACAGTTGTGACCATTGTGAGATGGTGCACCCAGAGAGAAGGACGGGCTAGACCCTCAATCAAACAGGTCCTTAGACTTTTGTATGAGAGTGCTGATCCGATGCATAGTGGGTTCATACAAGCTGTTGAAGATGAAGATTATGAAGGTAGTGATGGAAGAGGAAGGACAAGCAGAGGCAAAATTCCTAGGAGTGGACCTTATTGTCACAGTGGGGATGGAAGATATCTTGCTTCATCTTCAAGTACATCAAGGTCATATTGTAGTAGAAGCTTTTTACTCGAAACTGGATCACCACAATCTCCTCAAAACGTACTCTCCCTTTGA